In one window of Desulfurella amilsii DNA:
- the mltG gene encoding endolytic transglycosylase MltG, which yields MKRVKKLIIINTALLFIALVFIVYAIFSFENFVNQPNSSIKKKIYMVILPSQPVLSISEDLQKKGIIKRYDWFYYYTRLSGKSKDIKAGVHLFYTNYSPKQTLQELIGENKNDVIFSIPPGFDIQTIAQRLSKMGFDGGKFYKLAKSKSNAYELLHFKASNMEGFLGAGDYFVEKKEKPSVLLKLMFEQFKKDYTDLADFGHIDKNLYEKVIIASLVEKEAKVNSERPLIASVICNRLKKNMLLQIDSSVIYGIKDFNGKLTIQDLENKKNIYNTYVHKKLPPTPICSPSYQSLKAAFDPAKTNYLYFVSKNDGRHVFSTTLKQQNYWVDIYQKGKKQ from the coding sequence ATGAAAAGAGTTAAAAAGTTAATAATCATAAATACGGCTTTGCTTTTTATAGCGCTAGTATTTATTGTGTATGCTATTTTTTCTTTTGAAAATTTTGTAAACCAGCCTAATTCGAGCATTAAAAAGAAAATTTATATGGTTATTTTACCAAGTCAGCCCGTCCTATCAATATCTGAAGATTTACAAAAAAAGGGTATAATAAAAAGGTATGATTGGTTTTACTATTATACGCGTCTGTCTGGGAAGTCTAAAGATATAAAAGCTGGTGTACATTTGTTTTATACAAATTATTCGCCTAAACAAACACTACAAGAGCTTATTGGTGAAAATAAAAATGATGTAATTTTTTCAATACCCCCTGGCTTTGATATTCAAACAATTGCACAGAGATTAAGTAAAATGGGTTTTGATGGAGGTAAGTTTTATAAGTTAGCAAAATCTAAATCAAATGCTTATGAATTATTGCATTTTAAGGCATCAAATATGGAGGGCTTTTTGGGCGCTGGGGATTATTTTGTTGAAAAAAAAGAAAAACCTTCTGTGCTGTTAAAACTTATGTTTGAGCAATTTAAAAAAGATTATACTGACCTGGCTGATTTTGGCCACATTGATAAAAATTTATACGAAAAGGTTATAATTGCATCATTAGTGGAAAAAGAAGCCAAAGTAAACTCTGAAAGGCCTTTAATTGCAAGCGTAATATGCAATAGATTGAAAAAAAACATGTTGTTGCAGATAGATTCTTCTGTAATATATGGTATAAAAGATTTTAATGGAAAATTAACCATTCAAGATCTTGAAAACAAAAAAAACATATACAATACTTATGTACATAAAAAATTACCTCCAACGCCCATTTGTTCTCCAAGTTACCAATCGCTAAAAGCAGCGTTTGACCCAGCAAAAACAAATTATTTATATTTTGTATCGAAAAATGACGGTAGGCATGTTTTTTCCACTACTTTAAAACAGCAAAATTACTGGGTAGATATATATCAGAAAGGCAAAAAACAATGA
- the miaB gene encoding tRNA (N6-isopentenyl adenosine(37)-C2)-methylthiotransferase MiaB — translation MKYYIKTFGCQMNERDSEKIESILQENGYEKADIKEADIVIVNSCAVREKSEKKIFSEIGRIRNLNKKAKFISMGCVAQIFPQKLSKISDVVLGTASIYEFKNFFNKDFKGIFVSKEMTESDYIFGHLKSPTAYIDIIYGCDNFCTYCVVPYTRLREVSRSYNSIIQEIKNAVEIGAKEVILLGQNVNSYNFDGVNFIGLLEMVNKIAGVKRIRFVTSHPKDFSEDLAKTILDLDKVCEHLHLPLQSGSDRILKLMRRKYNFKEFAQKIEYFRKYNPKGSITSDIIVGFPRETKEDFKQTLMALEEIQFDEIYSFKYSNRPFAKAALMPDQISEEEKKERLSIVQDLQSKISEQINKRYLGSIQEVLIESKAKAFNQVQARTRTNKIVNIDNSKLNLNEGNLVFAKITKLNKHSFNGEICTN, via the coding sequence ATGAAATACTACATTAAAACATTTGGATGTCAGATGAACGAAAGAGATTCGGAAAAAATTGAATCAATATTGCAGGAAAATGGTTATGAAAAAGCAGACATTAAAGAAGCTGACATTGTGATTGTGAATTCATGTGCAGTGAGAGAGAAGTCAGAAAAAAAAATATTTAGCGAAATTGGTAGGATTAGAAATTTGAATAAAAAGGCAAAATTTATTTCAATGGGCTGTGTTGCGCAAATTTTCCCACAAAAGCTTTCTAAAATATCTGATGTTGTATTAGGTACCGCATCTATTTACGAATTCAAAAATTTTTTTAATAAAGATTTCAAAGGAATCTTTGTTTCCAAAGAGATGACTGAGTCAGATTATATATTTGGTCATTTAAAAAGCCCTACCGCCTACATTGATATAATTTATGGGTGTGATAATTTTTGCACTTATTGTGTTGTCCCATATACTAGACTTAGGGAAGTATCTAGATCATACAATTCTATTATACAAGAAATAAAGAATGCAGTTGAAATTGGTGCAAAAGAAGTTATATTATTAGGTCAGAATGTGAACTCATACAATTTTGATGGGGTAAATTTTATTGGGTTGTTAGAAATGGTAAATAAAATAGCTGGAGTAAAAAGGATAAGGTTTGTAACATCCCACCCAAAAGATTTTAGTGAGGATTTGGCAAAAACGATACTTGATTTAGATAAGGTATGTGAACATTTGCATTTGCCACTTCAATCTGGTTCAGATAGGATATTAAAATTGATGCGCAGAAAGTATAATTTTAAAGAGTTTGCTCAAAAAATAGAGTACTTTAGAAAATATAACCCAAAAGGTTCAATAACAAGCGATATTATTGTAGGCTTTCCCCGTGAGACAAAAGAGGATTTTAAACAAACACTAATGGCTCTAGAAGAAATTCAATTTGATGAAATTTACTCTTTTAAGTATTCTAACAGACCTTTTGCAAAAGCTGCTTTAATGCCTGATCAAATTAGTGAAGAAGAAAAAAAAGAAAGGTTATCGATTGTGCAAGATTTGCAGTCGAAAATTAGCGAGCAGATTAACAAGCGCTACTTAGGTAGCATACAGGAAGTTTTAATTGAGTCAAAAGCCAAAGCTTTTAACCAAGTGCAAGCAAGAACCAGAACAAACAAAATAGTAAACATTGATAATTCGAAATTAAATCTAAATGAAGGTAATTTGGTTTTTGCTAAAATAACAAAACTTAATAAGCATAGCTTTAATGGTGAAATATGTACAAACTAG
- a CDS encoding DUF151 domain-containing protein, producing the protein MYKLEVADLIFSDNKNQAQIIFEDENGDFYAFSLTPERARLVYLLVYQTYVPKNTIYEVFLNFTGALGIKVKSVVIEDVENLSAYLVLETQDLQDMKMTICTQDAFVVGLMSKAEFYIKKDTCFVDHVEYCWLDFVKRFLGG; encoded by the coding sequence ATGTACAAACTAGAAGTGGCTGATTTAATATTTAGCGATAATAAAAATCAAGCGCAAATAATATTTGAGGATGAAAACGGTGATTTTTATGCATTTTCACTTACGCCAGAGCGAGCAAGGCTTGTATATCTGTTGGTCTACCAAACATACGTCCCAAAAAATACTATATACGAGGTGTTTTTAAATTTCACAGGCGCGCTTGGAATAAAAGTAAAGTCCGTTGTTATTGAAGATGTAGAAAATTTAAGCGCTTATTTAGTCTTAGAAACACAAGATTTGCAAGATATGAAAATGACGATATGTACACAAGATGCTTTTGTTGTAGGTCTTATGTCAAAAGCTGAATTTTACATAAAAAAAGATACATGCTTTGTTGATCATGTTGAGTATTGTTGGCTTGATTTTGTTAAGCGTTTTTTGGGAGGCTAA
- a CDS encoding deoxyguanosinetriphosphate triphosphohydrolase, producing MNIRERIEKNEELYLCKFAAKSSQTKGRLKPEEKDDIRTDYMRDRDRVIHSKSFRRLKHKTQVFFSPLGDHYRTRMTHTLEVSQVARTIAVALSLNETLTEAISLAHDLGHTPFGHAGEAVLNKKTNGKFKHWFQSLRVVDVLEKDGQGLNLTYEVRDGIVKHSKGRGDILLDKKNSANTLEGQIVRIADIIAYVNHDIDDAQRAKIIDKIPNRLSNVLGDTHSKRITTMVKSVIKQTKESNYEQILIESDILECLNELRDFLFENVYMSGAIQSEISKSSKVISDLFDYFLEHIDLIPQYGSTKEESVADYISGMTDRYAMDLYYKIFIPKSWAIT from the coding sequence TTGAATATAAGGGAGCGGATAGAAAAAAACGAAGAGCTTTATTTGTGCAAATTTGCAGCTAAATCAAGTCAAACAAAAGGTAGGTTAAAACCAGAAGAAAAAGACGATATCAGAACCGATTACATGCGCGATAGAGATAGAGTTATTCATTCTAAATCATTTCGTAGATTAAAACATAAAACTCAAGTATTTTTTTCCCCACTTGGAGATCATTATAGGACGCGTATGACTCATACGTTGGAAGTATCGCAAGTAGCAAGAACAATTGCTGTGGCATTGAGCCTAAACGAAACGCTCACAGAGGCTATAAGTTTAGCACATGACTTAGGGCATACACCATTTGGACATGCGGGTGAGGCTGTTTTGAACAAAAAAACAAACGGAAAATTTAAGCACTGGTTCCAAAGCTTAAGAGTGGTTGATGTGCTGGAAAAAGATGGTCAAGGCTTAAATTTGACATACGAAGTAAGGGATGGTATAGTAAAGCATTCAAAAGGAAGAGGAGATATTTTACTTGATAAAAAAAATTCTGCTAATACACTTGAGGGGCAGATTGTGCGTATAGCAGATATTATAGCATATGTAAATCACGATATAGATGATGCCCAGCGTGCTAAAATTATTGATAAAATACCAAATAGACTATCAAATGTTCTTGGAGATACGCATTCAAAAAGAATAACCACAATGGTAAAAAGTGTTATAAAACAAACAAAAGAATCAAATTACGAGCAAATCTTAATTGAAAGTGATATACTTGAATGTTTGAATGAACTAAGGGATTTTTTATTTGAAAATGTGTATATGTCAGGTGCAATACAAAGCGAAATTTCAAAAAGCTCAAAGGTTATAAGTGATCTGTTTGATTATTTTCTCGAACATATTGATCTTATACCACAGTATGGTTCTACAAAAGAAGAATCAGTTGCAGATTACATTTCTGGAATGACAGATAGGTACGCAATGGATCTATACTATAAGATTTTTATACCAAAATCTTGGGCTATTACATAA
- a CDS encoding TldD/PmbA family protein: MFDFAQNLLDYSKKKGFNQLEVYIEKYIEKSFDLKNESDYSKSLSETIGVALRLIKDDYIFFVNSTLNDEKKVEDMIDNVSSMSFSKKIDAQILSKADDEFSFKEVNEYDESKIKEAIYEMSFAAKNFDKRIQQVKSSSVNINEKYIWVLNSFGLKAHQAYNIVDSQVSVLAKDKIEEMGWCDEKGFSLNDIDFVNIAKVASQRAVEKLSPSSFSTKKLSVVLSNEVMSYMLRYFFNIFSAQSVIDKTTKLEIGKKAFSSSVTIVDDNIAKGGVKFFIDEEGVQKKPTIVMQNGELKTFLHNTYTSGKLNCQNTANAKRFGFVNPVKVGPANFYLKPSNESLEDLLSTVDGFYITEIMGMHMANPISGDFSLGVNGFLIESGQKIKYIKASTFTDNFYNILNKVIKVANNVYFSGSVGSPSVWVADCIIGGED; encoded by the coding sequence GTGTTTGATTTTGCTCAAAACTTACTTGATTATTCAAAAAAGAAGGGTTTTAATCAGTTGGAAGTTTATATTGAAAAATATATAGAAAAGTCTTTTGACCTAAAAAATGAGTCTGATTATTCAAAGAGTTTAAGCGAGACAATTGGTGTTGCTTTAAGGCTCATTAAAGATGATTATATTTTTTTTGTAAACTCTACACTTAATGATGAGAAAAAAGTTGAAGATATGATAGATAATGTTTCTTCAATGAGTTTTTCAAAGAAAATTGATGCTCAGATTTTGTCAAAAGCTGATGATGAATTCAGCTTTAAAGAAGTTAACGAATATGATGAGTCAAAAATCAAAGAGGCCATTTATGAGATGAGTTTTGCTGCAAAAAATTTTGATAAACGGATTCAACAAGTTAAATCTTCTTCTGTAAATATAAATGAAAAATATATATGGGTGTTAAATTCATTTGGCCTTAAAGCGCATCAAGCTTATAATATTGTTGATTCACAAGTTAGTGTGCTCGCAAAAGACAAAATCGAAGAGATGGGCTGGTGTGATGAAAAAGGATTCAGCTTAAATGATATAGATTTTGTAAATATTGCAAAGGTTGCTTCGCAAAGAGCAGTAGAAAAATTATCACCATCAAGTTTTTCAACAAAAAAATTAAGCGTTGTACTATCAAATGAAGTAATGTCTTATATGCTGAGGTATTTTTTTAACATTTTTAGTGCTCAAAGCGTTATAGACAAAACCACTAAGCTAGAAATTGGCAAAAAGGCGTTTTCAAGTTCAGTCACTATAGTTGATGATAACATTGCAAAAGGTGGTGTAAAATTTTTTATCGATGAAGAAGGTGTTCAAAAAAAACCCACAATAGTTATGCAAAATGGTGAGTTGAAAACGTTTTTACACAACACTTACACAAGTGGCAAACTTAATTGTCAAAATACAGCTAATGCAAAACGTTTTGGGTTTGTCAATCCCGTAAAAGTGGGTCCTGCTAATTTTTATTTGAAACCTTCAAATGAAAGTTTAGAAGATTTACTAAGCACTGTAGATGGCTTTTATATAACGGAAATTATGGGGATGCATATGGCAAACCCAATAAGCGGAGATTTTTCTTTGGGTGTAAATGGTTTTTTGATTGAATCTGGGCAAAAAATAAAATACATAAAAGCATCGACGTTTACAGATAATTTTTATAATATATTAAACAAAGTAATTAAAGTAGCAAACAATGTATATTTTAGCGGATCCGTTGGGAGTCCTTCTGTTTGGGTAGCAGATTGTATTATTGGAGGAGAAGATTGA
- the guaA gene encoding glutamine-hydrolyzing GMP synthase, which translates to MYYWRRRLSLVILDFGSQYTQLIARRIRQMGYYAEILPYNAKLKDNVKGIILSGSPASVYEKDAPKPDDSIYALNVPILGICYGIQLIAEKFGAGISKAQKREYGYAEIFFEKEDKLFYNINNKNIVWMSHADKIDKLPNGFEVICSTQNSPYAGIRNLDKKIWAIQFHPEVSHTQNGNTILENFVSTICGLKKDWNMGDFLEKTINEIGQEVRDKKVLCAISGGVDSSVLVVLLNKALGDNVIPVFINNGLLRQNEEINVQKAFEKLGIKINYIDASEIFLSKLKKVKDPEKKRKIIGHTFIDVFRDFVSKLSGVEYLAQGTLYPDVIESVSVKGPSDVIKSHHNVGGLPKDLKFKLIEPFRFLFKDEVRQLARQLNLDDAFINRHPFPGPGLAIRIIGEVTKQKLNILRQADAIILEEIKKSGFYDKVWQAFGVLLDLKSVGVMGDKRTYDYAIVVRVVESLDGMTANWVYLPQEFLNTISTRIINEVQRVNRVVLDISNKPPATIEWE; encoded by the coding sequence TTGTATTATTGGAGGAGAAGATTGAGCTTAGTGATATTGGATTTTGGGTCTCAATATACGCAATTAATTGCAAGGCGTATTAGACAGATGGGCTATTATGCAGAGATTTTACCTTATAATGCAAAACTAAAAGATAATGTAAAAGGTATAATATTATCAGGATCTCCAGCTAGCGTTTACGAGAAAGACGCACCAAAACCGGATGATTCTATATATGCTCTCAATGTTCCTATACTTGGTATTTGTTACGGCATACAGCTTATAGCCGAGAAATTCGGTGCTGGGATTAGTAAGGCGCAAAAAAGAGAGTATGGATACGCAGAAATCTTTTTTGAAAAAGAAGATAAGCTTTTTTATAATATTAATAACAAAAATATTGTGTGGATGTCTCATGCAGATAAAATAGATAAGCTACCAAATGGATTTGAGGTAATATGCTCCACACAAAATTCACCTTATGCAGGTATTAGAAATTTAGATAAAAAAATATGGGCAATACAGTTTCATCCAGAAGTTTCACATACTCAAAACGGCAATACCATTCTTGAAAATTTTGTTTCGACAATATGTGGTTTAAAGAAAGATTGGAATATGGGTGATTTTTTGGAGAAAACTATCAATGAGATAGGGCAAGAAGTAAGGGACAAAAAAGTATTGTGTGCAATATCGGGTGGTGTCGATTCTTCTGTTTTGGTAGTGTTGCTTAATAAAGCGCTAGGTGATAATGTAATTCCTGTATTTATAAACAATGGTTTATTGCGTCAAAACGAAGAAATAAATGTTCAAAAAGCATTTGAGAAGCTTGGTATCAAGATAAACTATATTGACGCAAGTGAGATTTTTTTATCAAAATTAAAGAAAGTGAAAGATCCAGAAAAAAAACGCAAGATTATTGGGCACACTTTTATTGATGTCTTTCGAGATTTTGTGTCAAAGCTTAGTGGCGTTGAATATCTTGCACAAGGCACACTTTATCCAGATGTTATTGAGAGTGTGTCCGTTAAAGGCCCATCAGATGTAATAAAAAGCCATCACAACGTAGGAGGCTTGCCAAAAGATTTGAAATTCAAACTTATAGAGCCATTTAGATTTTTATTCAAAGACGAGGTAAGACAGCTTGCAAGACAACTCAACCTAGACGATGCTTTTATTAACAGACATCCATTTCCAGGACCAGGTCTTGCTATTAGAATTATTGGCGAAGTAACAAAACAAAAATTAAATATTTTAAGGCAAGCAGATGCTATAATATTGGAAGAGATTAAAAAAAGTGGTTTTTACGACAAAGTTTGGCAAGCTTTTGGTGTTTTGCTTGATTTAAAAAGTGTAGGTGTAATGGGTGATAAAAGGACTTATGATTATGCTATTGTGGTTAGAGTTGTGGAAAGCTTAGATGGCATGACAGCAAACTGGGTATATTTACCACAAGAGTTTTTAAATACCATATCTACAAGGATAATAAACGAAGTGCAAAGAGTAAATCGTGTGGTATTGGATATTTCAAATAAACCGCCAGCAACTATAGAGTGGGAGTAA
- a CDS encoding PhoH family protein produces MEKRLVLSDPAYLGNVFYNRKDTLKKVEKKLNVFIVFRGGEVLIKGSDKNIQLAYNYLKNINDMVDKGILVEENAIDSLISELDNGNALNAKAVFNPPKTHSKIKAILPKNVNQAKYLELIEKNTMTFGIGPAGTGKTYLAVFAAINALLEKRVKRIILTRPAVEAGEKLGFLPGTLYEKIDPYMKPLYDAIYDCIETELALKLIDQGKIEIEPLAYMRGRTLNNAFIILDEAQNTTVSQMKMFLTRTGFDSKVVITGDITQIDLPYNIKSGLADAVSLLRKLNLDSIGFVDFKKEDVLRNPIVSKIVEAYEKRDKDNQESKNTY; encoded by the coding sequence GTGGAAAAACGCCTTGTATTGAGCGATCCAGCGTATTTGGGTAATGTGTTTTACAACCGCAAGGATACATTAAAAAAAGTTGAGAAAAAGCTTAATGTTTTTATTGTTTTTAGGGGAGGCGAGGTTCTAATTAAAGGCAGTGATAAAAATATACAACTTGCTTACAACTATTTAAAAAATATAAATGATATGGTGGACAAAGGTATACTTGTTGAGGAAAATGCTATAGATAGTTTGATTTCTGAGCTTGATAATGGTAATGCACTTAATGCAAAAGCAGTTTTTAACCCACCAAAAACACACTCGAAAATAAAAGCCATATTGCCAAAAAATGTTAACCAGGCAAAATATTTGGAGCTTATTGAAAAAAATACTATGACTTTTGGTATAGGGCCGGCTGGTACTGGTAAAACTTATTTGGCTGTTTTTGCTGCCATAAATGCTTTGCTTGAAAAAAGAGTTAAAAGAATAATTTTAACAAGACCAGCAGTAGAGGCAGGCGAAAAGCTGGGTTTTTTGCCTGGTACATTGTATGAAAAAATTGACCCTTACATGAAACCTCTATACGATGCAATTTACGATTGTATAGAAACTGAGCTTGCGCTAAAGCTTATTGATCAAGGAAAAATTGAAATAGAACCGCTGGCTTACATGCGTGGAAGAACACTTAATAATGCTTTTATTATCTTAGATGAGGCACAAAATACAACAGTAAGTCAGATGAAAATGTTTTTGACGCGTACAGGTTTTGATTCAAAGGTTGTAATAACAGGCGATATAACGCAAATTGATTTACCATACAACATAAAAAGTGGTTTGGCAGATGCTGTTAGCCTACTTAGAAAACTAAATTTAGACTCAATTGGATTTGTTGATTTTAAAAAAGAAGATGTGTTAAGAAACCCTATAGTTTCAAAAATCGTTGAAGCGTATGAAAAAAGAGATAAAGATAATCAAGAAAGCAAAAACACTTATTGA
- a CDS encoding HD family phosphohydrolase, which produces MKKEIKIIKKAKTLIEKYQHLFTNEFLLALIFFVIIVFLIVPKSKLGISALKVGDVAPKTIRSNVSMLVEDPYATHAKIQQAEAAVPNVFYYNPELYDNLYEKVLSAFNDISNIKDKTTALKKFNQNLDLNLDQDMFSLVLKNKSSILRFTNTILKDINRYYVLSGPSDYQYVKNQILIYNTELKTSRLETNTEKFIDLNTAKALSYDKLHWSVPNSTLRKLIINFVFSLVKPNAYYNSQKTQELKKQAREKVVPIYLKLSKGEVVVREGDVLDRNAYVKLKALNSLLEVKNRFLDLMGIIAILAVFFLTSAFIYKKLKPTEKFPYKKLILITGTIVLLQIILIKVFYFLSVVVGYYSPDFPKSVLLYLIPFAVASILGVLLVGFKYSISISLITVILASITVDNSLRFMIFIYSFLDSVIASIYLVSNRNRSGIVMTGFIISFINAALIVIFYMLQSNNLFNTVTLISIGLGALNGILTAIIISGVLPIFEWLFDIATNVKLVELGNLNHTLLKELAIKTPGTYHHSIVVSSLSEAACQAIGANSLLAKVGSYYHDIGKIKKPTYFIENQFDTENPHDRLMPYVSSLIIKNHVKDGVETGKKYRLGSQIIDIIEQHHGTMIVKYFYDKAKEMGLNPNEEDFRYPGPKPQSKESGIVMLADKVEAATKNLNEPTITHLKNYVKNLTNEIFLDGQLDESDLSLKELNLIVDSFVNVLIGIFHHRIKYK; this is translated from the coding sequence ATGAAAAAAGAGATAAAGATAATCAAGAAAGCAAAAACACTTATTGAAAAATACCAACATCTTTTTACAAATGAATTTTTGCTTGCATTAATTTTTTTTGTAATAATTGTTTTTTTAATAGTCCCAAAAAGTAAGCTAGGCATAAGTGCGCTGAAGGTAGGTGATGTAGCGCCAAAAACAATTCGCTCAAATGTATCAATGTTAGTAGAAGATCCGTACGCAACACATGCGAAAATTCAACAAGCAGAGGCAGCCGTTCCCAATGTATTTTACTATAACCCAGAATTATATGATAATTTATACGAAAAGGTCTTGAGTGCATTCAATGATATTTCTAATATTAAAGATAAAACAACCGCATTGAAGAAATTTAATCAGAATTTGGATTTAAACTTAGATCAAGATATGTTTAGTTTAGTTTTAAAAAATAAAAGCAGTATTTTGCGATTTACTAATACAATACTAAAAGATATTAACCGTTATTATGTTTTGTCTGGACCTTCAGACTACCAATATGTTAAAAATCAAATTTTAATATATAATACAGAATTAAAAACTAGTAGATTAGAAACTAATACGGAGAAATTTATTGATTTGAATACCGCAAAAGCACTATCGTATGATAAACTACACTGGTCTGTGCCAAATTCAACATTAAGAAAATTAATTATAAATTTTGTATTTTCTTTAGTTAAACCCAATGCTTACTACAATTCACAAAAAACACAGGAACTTAAAAAACAAGCTAGGGAAAAAGTTGTACCTATTTATTTAAAATTATCGAAAGGAGAAGTTGTTGTTAGAGAAGGAGATGTTCTTGATCGCAACGCTTATGTAAAATTAAAAGCACTAAATTCGCTGCTTGAAGTAAAAAATAGATTTTTGGATTTAATGGGAATTATTGCTATTCTAGCTGTTTTTTTTCTAACTTCGGCGTTTATTTATAAAAAACTCAAACCAACTGAAAAATTTCCATATAAAAAATTAATTTTAATAACAGGTACAATTGTCCTATTGCAGATTATTTTAATTAAAGTGTTTTACTTTTTATCTGTAGTTGTAGGTTACTACTCGCCCGATTTTCCAAAAAGCGTTTTATTATACTTAATACCATTTGCCGTTGCTTCGATCCTAGGTGTATTGCTTGTGGGTTTTAAATACTCGATTTCCATTTCTCTTATTACTGTGATTTTAGCATCCATAACGGTGGATAACAGTCTTAGGTTTATGATATTCATTTATTCCTTTTTAGATAGTGTCATTGCAAGCATATACCTTGTGAGCAACAGAAACAGAAGTGGCATTGTTATGACAGGGTTTATCATATCGTTTATTAATGCTGCGCTGATAGTAATATTTTATATGCTTCAAAGTAATAATTTGTTTAATACTGTTACATTAATAAGTATTGGTTTGGGTGCACTAAATGGTATCTTGACAGCAATTATTATAAGCGGTGTGTTGCCAATTTTTGAGTGGCTATTTGATATTGCAACAAATGTTAAGTTAGTTGAACTTGGAAATCTTAATCACACATTACTTAAAGAGCTAGCCATAAAAACGCCTGGTACATACCATCACAGTATAGTTGTATCAAGTTTGTCAGAAGCAGCTTGTCAAGCAATCGGAGCGAATTCGCTGCTTGCAAAAGTAGGTTCTTATTATCACGATATAGGAAAAATTAAAAAACCAACGTACTTTATTGAAAATCAATTCGATACAGAAAACCCCCACGATAGACTAATGCCATACGTAAGCAGTCTAATTATTAAAAATCATGTAAAAGATGGCGTAGAGACAGGTAAAAAATATAGACTTGGTTCTCAAATTATTGATATAATCGAACAGCATCACGGCACAATGATTGTGAAGTATTTTTACGATAAAGCTAAAGAGATGGGATTAAACCCAAATGAAGAGGATTTTCGCTACCCAGGTCCAAAACCTCAATCTAAGGAATCAGGTATTGTGATGCTTGCGGATAAGGTTGAAGCAGCGACCAAAAATTTAAATGAACCTACAATTACACATTTAAAAAATTATGTTAAGAACCTAACAAATGAGATTTTTTTAGATGGTCAATTGGATGAATCTGATTTGTCTTTAAAAGAACTAAATTTAATTGTGGATAGTTTTGTTAATGTGTTAATAGGTATATTCCATCATAGGATAAAATATAAATGA
- the ybeY gene encoding rRNA maturation RNase YbeY, whose protein sequence is MKAIIDECGLGNKAYFKKFFDFLYKKYNISSKKEINLLFCSIDKIKELNKQYRRKKSPTDVLSFYGYDDNILGDIAICCEVASKKAKKLNMDEKEYILFLIAHGFLHLLGYNHDTMQDYETMVNLQKQLLREWS, encoded by the coding sequence ATGAAAGCTATTATAGACGAATGTGGGTTGGGTAATAAAGCTTATTTTAAAAAATTTTTCGACTTTTTATACAAAAAATATAATATTTCAAGCAAAAAAGAAATAAATCTTTTGTTTTGTAGTATTGATAAAATAAAAGAATTAAATAAACAATACAGAAGAAAAAAAAGTCCAACCGATGTCTTGTCTTTTTATGGCTATGATGATAATATACTAGGAGATATTGCCATATGCTGTGAAGTAGCAAGCAAAAAGGCTAAAAAACTAAATATGGATGAGAAAGAATATATACTATTTTTAATCGCTCATGGTTTTTTGCACCTTTTGGGTTATAACCACGATACTATGCAAGATTATGAAACAATGGTCAATTTACAAAAACAACTTTTGCGGGAATGGAGTTAA